From a region of the Pseudanabaena sp. ABRG5-3 genome:
- a CDS encoding MBOAT family O-acyltransferase has protein sequence MDFLSLDYAQFLIITTIVYWLLPSIQARLLVILTASLIFYSFIQVQYVWLLLVMLTINFWLGGEIRKGDQFLKQWLLFVGVFFNVLLLFGFKYIPFVATAIGNITGLPVGSSLAIWAKANIVPPITLSFFVFELIAYLIDTYRGNTPARDFLSFAAYKLFFAKLLSGPITRYQEFAPQLLTRSRPIVSDIAEGVWLFACGAVKKGIIADNMARYVDLCFRNTERAGSIDLWLALIGYGIQIYCDFSGYIDMARGSALLLGFKLPQNFDFPYFSTSISDFWRRWHMTLGAWMRNYLYIPLGGSRGGIWRTCLNLMIIMLVVGIWHGANWGFIIWGIWHGAALVGHRLWMELCSVFEGLNKIWKSLPMKLLAIVMTQLVVFVGWIPFRLPNLADTNMLLQRLWGYQSDPQFGVKIYVESLGITAGQIALIMSSLLLCSLVAYQCDRAKWQLNWQVKLFLVPISLFLVSILSPDKKLPFIYFDF, from the coding sequence ATGGATTTTTTATCCCTTGACTATGCTCAATTCCTAATTATTACCACGATTGTTTATTGGCTATTACCAAGCATACAGGCTCGTTTGTTAGTTATTTTGACAGCAAGCTTGATATTTTACTCATTTATTCAGGTGCAGTATGTTTGGCTATTGCTAGTGATGCTGACAATCAACTTTTGGTTAGGAGGGGAAATTCGCAAAGGAGACCAATTTCTAAAGCAGTGGTTGCTGTTTGTGGGGGTGTTTTTTAATGTGCTACTGCTATTTGGCTTCAAATATATTCCTTTCGTAGCGACGGCGATCGGTAATATTACGGGTTTACCTGTGGGGAGTTCACTGGCGATCTGGGCGAAAGCAAATATCGTGCCACCGATTACCTTAAGCTTTTTCGTCTTTGAATTAATCGCTTATTTAATCGATACCTATCGCGGTAACACGCCTGCGCGGGATTTTCTGAGCTTTGCCGCTTACAAGCTATTTTTTGCCAAACTGCTATCAGGCCCCATTACCCGCTATCAAGAATTTGCGCCTCAACTATTAACGAGATCGCGCCCTATTGTGTCAGACATTGCTGAGGGTGTCTGGCTATTTGCCTGTGGGGCAGTCAAAAAAGGGATCATTGCCGACAATATGGCAAGATATGTCGATCTCTGTTTTCGGAATACTGAACGAGCAGGCAGTATCGATCTTTGGCTTGCCCTGATTGGCTATGGCATCCAGATTTATTGCGACTTTAGTGGCTATATCGATATGGCAAGGGGTAGCGCATTGTTATTAGGCTTTAAGCTGCCCCAAAATTTTGATTTTCCCTATTTCTCCACCAGTATTTCCGATTTTTGGCGGCGTTGGCACATGACCCTCGGCGCATGGATGCGAAATTATCTCTATATTCCCCTCGGCGGCTCTCGTGGTGGTATATGGCGAACTTGCCTAAACCTGATGATTATCATGCTTGTAGTTGGGATCTGGCATGGCGCAAACTGGGGCTTCATTATCTGGGGAATCTGGCATGGAGCCGCCCTAGTGGGACATCGTCTATGGATGGAGCTTTGCTCGGTATTTGAGGGGCTAAATAAAATCTGGAAGTCTTTACCGATGAAGCTTTTAGCAATTGTGATGACGCAATTAGTCGTCTTTGTCGGTTGGATTCCGTTCCGATTGCCCAATTTAGCCGATACCAATATGCTTTTACAAAGACTATGGGGCTATCAAAGCGATCCTCAGTTTGGCGTAAAAATCTATGTGGAGTCACTTGGTATCACAGCAGGACAAATTGCTTTGATTATGAGTAGTTTATTACTATGTTCACTAGTTGCCTATCAATGCGATCGCGCTAAGTGGCAGTTAAATTGGCAGGTGAAGTTATTCCTAGTCCCCATTAGCCTATTTCTCGTCAGTATCCTTAGCCCCGACAAGAAATTACCCTTTATTTACTTTGATTTTTAG
- a CDS encoding response regulator has translation MIQILLIDDQDLIRRGMKALLKSDTELQVVGEGKNGTEAIALVKTLQPDMVLMDVRMPEMDGVAATKEICQLFPQVKVLIMTTFDDREYITQALRFGAAGYLLKDTPFEELTQAIRLVHKGYMQLSPGLAPKLLAPEPPSQFPSKFEKLTSREQEILKLIAKGANNREIANTLFIAEKTVRNNITNIFSQLGLRDRTQAAIWMNNHQENF, from the coding sequence ATGATTCAGATTCTTTTAATTGACGATCAAGACTTAATTCGGCGCGGCATGAAGGCGCTATTAAAGTCTGATACAGAGTTACAAGTAGTTGGCGAAGGTAAAAATGGAACTGAGGCGATCGCACTCGTAAAAACGTTGCAGCCCGATATGGTGCTGATGGATGTAAGAATGCCAGAAATGGATGGTGTCGCCGCAACAAAAGAAATTTGTCAACTTTTTCCACAGGTTAAAGTACTGATTATGACAACCTTTGATGATCGCGAATATATTACTCAAGCTTTACGTTTTGGTGCGGCTGGATATCTACTCAAAGATACTCCCTTCGAGGAACTTACACAGGCAATTCGTCTAGTACATAAAGGCTATATGCAGCTATCACCGGGGTTAGCGCCGAAGTTACTAGCTCCTGAGCCTCCAAGCCAATTTCCATCGAAATTTGAAAAATTAACATCTAGAGAACAAGAAATTTTGAAACTCATTGCCAAGGGTGCAAATAATCGGGAAATTGCCAATACATTGTTTATTGCTGAGAAGACAGTCAGAAACAACATTACGAATATTTTTAGTCAACTGGGTTTACGCGATCGCACCCAAGCAGCAATCTGGATGAACAATCATCAAGAAAATTTTTGA
- a CDS encoding DUF1830 domain-containing protein: MSLFDPLPADLHDEKIVCSYVNATSKIQIARITDVPQWYFERVVFPGQNLIFEAIASAHVEIHTGMMASSILSDTIPCVQLQVEEASSTLPSWVPIKHLDDDLLDDPSTLLIMPEPEVVS, translated from the coding sequence ATGTCTTTATTTGATCCGTTACCTGCTGATTTACACGACGAGAAGATCGTTTGCTCCTATGTCAATGCTACGAGCAAGATCCAAATTGCCCGAATCACTGATGTACCCCAATGGTACTTTGAGCGCGTTGTCTTTCCTGGACAAAACTTAATTTTTGAAGCGATCGCCTCCGCCCACGTTGAGATTCACACAGGGATGATGGCAAGCTCCATACTTTCGGATACAATTCCCTGTGTCCAATTACAGGTAGAAGAAGCTAGCTCGACATTACCAAGCTGGGTTCCCATTAAGCATCTTGATGACGACCTCCTTGACGATCCATCGACGCTACTTATCATGCCTGAACCTGAAGTAGTTTCCTAA
- a CDS encoding photosystem II high light acclimation radical SAM protein yields MSTNDPLNNSSTSSGDISEPISAVSVGCDRILYIRLPCNPIFPIGVVYLSDHIHKVAPHVQQNIFDLGTVPPLDFYAALDRTIDKFQPNLLVFSWRDIQIYAPVGGRGGNPLQNAFEFYYAKNPFKKLRGAVNGLRLFTSYYTELWRNSQLIRRGLSRARRYHPEARAVIGGGAVSVFYEQLGNVLPNGTIISVGEGESLLERLVQGREIESDRCYVVGETKPRPRLIHEEPAPIEKSACDYEYIESIWEDFNYYFRDRDFYIGVQTKRGCPHNCCYCIYTVIEGKQVRINPTDEVIKEMRQLYDRGVRNFWFTDAQFIPAKKFIDDAVELLEKVKASGMTDIHWAAYIRADNLTPYLCKLMVETGMSYFEIGITSGSQELVRKMRMGYNLKSVLQNCRDLKAAGFNELVSVNYSFNVIDETLETIRQTIAYHRELEAIFGADKVEPAIFFIGLQPHTHLEDYAFKNNILKEGYNPMSMMPWTAKKLLWNPEPLGSFFGEVCLEAWKRDDGDDFGRTVMDILEERLGRAPLEEALAAPMKELVNV; encoded by the coding sequence ATGTCTACCAATGATCCCCTAAATAATTCCAGCACCTCATCTGGTGACATATCTGAACCTATATCTGCTGTATCTGTTGGTTGCGATCGCATTCTTTATATCCGCCTCCCATGTAACCCAATTTTTCCGATTGGTGTAGTCTACCTCTCCGATCACATTCATAAGGTTGCGCCCCATGTACAGCAAAATATTTTTGATTTAGGTACTGTGCCACCCCTCGATTTTTATGCGGCACTGGATCGGACGATCGACAAGTTTCAACCAAATTTACTAGTATTCTCTTGGCGTGATATTCAGATCTATGCACCCGTAGGCGGACGTGGTGGCAATCCTCTCCAAAATGCCTTTGAGTTTTACTATGCCAAAAACCCTTTCAAGAAATTGCGTGGGGCAGTTAATGGTTTACGCCTGTTTACTTCTTACTACACCGAGCTTTGGCGCAACTCTCAGTTAATCCGACGCGGGTTAAGTCGAGCGAGACGCTATCACCCAGAAGCCAGAGCTGTGATCGGTGGTGGTGCGGTCAGTGTGTTCTATGAGCAGCTAGGTAATGTGTTACCTAACGGCACAATTATTTCCGTTGGTGAAGGGGAATCACTGCTAGAGCGTTTGGTGCAGGGGCGGGAAATTGAAAGCGATCGCTGTTATGTGGTCGGTGAAACTAAACCCCGTCCTCGTCTGATCCATGAGGAACCTGCCCCCATCGAAAAGAGTGCCTGTGATTACGAATATATCGAATCGATTTGGGAAGATTTTAATTACTATTTCCGCGATCGTGACTTTTATATCGGGGTACAAACTAAACGCGGATGTCCCCATAATTGCTGCTACTGCATTTATACCGTCATCGAAGGTAAACAAGTTCGCATTAATCCTACCGATGAAGTCATTAAGGAAATGCGCCAACTCTATGATCGCGGCGTGCGTAATTTCTGGTTTACCGATGCTCAGTTTATTCCCGCCAAGAAATTTATTGATGATGCTGTGGAATTGCTAGAAAAAGTCAAAGCCTCAGGCATGACCGATATTCACTGGGCGGCTTACATTCGTGCTGACAATCTCACACCTTATCTCTGTAAGTTAATGGTCGAAACGGGCATGAGCTATTTCGAGATCGGCATTACTAGCGGCTCTCAGGAATTAGTTCGCAAAATGCGAATGGGCTACAATCTCAAATCTGTCCTCCAAAACTGTCGTGACCTCAAGGCGGCGGGCTTCAATGAACTCGTATCAGTGAACTATTCCTTCAATGTTATTGATGAAACTTTAGAAACAATTCGTCAAACGATCGCCTATCACCGCGAACTAGAAGCAATCTTTGGTGCGGACAAAGTAGAACCCGCAATTTTCTTTATTGGCTTGCAGCCCCACACCCATCTAGAAGACTATGCTTTCAAAAACAACATTCTCAAAGAAGGCTATAACCCTATGAGCATGATGCCTTGGACAGCCAAGAAACTGCTCTGGAATCCTGAGCCTCTCGGCTCTTTCTTTGGCGAGGTCTGTTTAGAAGCATGGAAACGTGATGATGGTGATGACTTTGGGCGCACGGTGATGGATATCCTAGAGGAACGACTTGGACGTGCACCATTAGAGGAAGCTCTTGCTGCACCGATGAAAGAACTAGTGAATGTATAA